A part of Rhodoligotrophos appendicifer genomic DNA contains:
- a CDS encoding outer membrane protein assembly factor BamD, producing the protein MTQDLKDGTAQNARAGIGGRSLRAVMLGISGALILSGCSTVSGLWGDDSGSATPMPASGNALAPDGADQVVDDAEPVADLYNKGLDFMKSGSYAKATKQFEEVERQHPYSSWATRATLMSAYADYQRNAYADAILAAQRFITLHPGHKDAAYAYYLIALCYYEQIADVKRDQSATEKALAAMDEISRRFPNTAYAKDAQAKALLARDHLAGKEMEVGRYYLTQHAYVAAINRFEKVIKAYQTTSHTPEALYRLVEAYLALGISSEAQTAAAVLSHNFPGSPWYQDAYALLRQDGLEPQENKASWISQAISSVNPWGG; encoded by the coding sequence ATGACGCAAGATCTGAAGGACGGGACTGCGCAGAATGCGCGCGCGGGGATAGGCGGGCGAAGTCTGCGCGCAGTGATGTTGGGCATTTCAGGGGCGCTGATCCTGTCCGGGTGCAGCACGGTCTCCGGACTGTGGGGAGACGATTCAGGTTCGGCCACGCCGATGCCGGCATCCGGCAATGCTCTGGCGCCGGATGGCGCCGATCAGGTCGTGGACGATGCCGAGCCGGTCGCCGATCTCTACAATAAGGGCCTCGACTTTATGAAGAGTGGCTCTTACGCAAAGGCCACCAAGCAATTCGAGGAAGTCGAGCGCCAGCATCCCTATTCCAGCTGGGCCACCCGCGCGACCCTCATGAGCGCCTATGCCGATTATCAGCGCAACGCCTATGCCGATGCCATCTTGGCGGCTCAGCGCTTCATCACGCTGCATCCCGGCCACAAGGACGCAGCCTATGCCTATTACCTGATCGCGCTCTGCTATTACGAGCAGATTGCCGATGTGAAGCGCGATCAGTCGGCGACCGAAAAGGCCCTGGCGGCCATGGACGAGATCAGCCGCCGCTTCCCGAACACGGCCTATGCCAAGGATGCCCAGGCCAAGGCTCTCCTCGCCCGCGACCACTTGGCGGGCAAGGAGATGGAGGTCGGGCGCTATTACCTGACGCAGCACGCCTATGTGGCGGCGATCAATCGCTTCGAGAAGGTGATCAAGGCCTACCAGACGACGTCCCACACGCCGGAGGCGCTCTATCGTCTGGTCGAGGCCTATCTTGCCCTCGGCATTTCCAGCGAGGCGCAGACCGCCGCAGCCGTTCTCAGCCACAACTTCCCGGGCAGCCCCTGGTATCAGGATGCCTACGCCCTGTTGCGGCAGGATGGGCTCGAGCCGCAGGAGAACAAGGCCTCCTGGATCAGCCAGGCCATCAGTTCCGTCAATCCCTGGGGCGGCTGA
- the recN gene encoding DNA repair protein RecN, translating into MLTALSIRDIVLIDRLDIILAEGLTVFTGETGAGKSILLDSLGLALGGRGDAALVRKGADKAVVTAQFDLDPSHAAFALLEENGIDADGELVIRRIQTLDGRSRATINDQPASINLLRQLGGLIAEIHGQHDDRALVEAANHRKLLDAYGGLEASAGEVRLAWQAWRSAHEALEEHRRKLAKAQAERDYLEHAAEELRRLGPEPDEEDDLADRRALMMNAEHFAGALEEAEQALSGDGTLIAALNAALRRLERRQAEAGGRLDAVVAALDRVVVEIGEADMAVAEAKRSFDYDPNELERIEERLFALRAAGRKHRVPVTQLGSLLATIEQNLSDLQAGEGHLGALSQSASQAEARFFDLARALSDARRAVAADLDAEVMAELSPLKLERARFLTDVACRPDAPGLHGLDRVEFKVAANPGSDPAPLMKVASGGELARFMLALKVVLAARASAPTLIFDEIDTGVGGAVADAIGQRLARMASRLQVLAVTHSPQVAAFADAHMLVAKSDEGEAAGPRVITRISSLDPAMRREEIARMLSGARVTDEARAQAQQLLTRAE; encoded by the coding sequence ATGCTGACGGCTCTCTCCATTCGTGACATTGTTCTGATCGACCGGTTGGACATCATCCTTGCCGAAGGGTTGACTGTGTTCACGGGCGAGACGGGCGCCGGCAAGTCGATCCTGTTGGACAGTTTGGGCCTCGCCTTGGGCGGCCGCGGCGATGCGGCCTTGGTGCGCAAGGGCGCCGACAAGGCGGTGGTCACGGCGCAGTTCGACCTCGACCCCTCCCACGCGGCCTTTGCGCTTCTGGAGGAAAACGGCATCGATGCCGATGGCGAATTGGTCATCCGCCGCATCCAGACCCTGGACGGGCGCAGCCGTGCGACCATTAACGATCAGCCCGCCTCCATCAACCTCCTGCGCCAGCTGGGCGGCCTCATCGCCGAGATTCACGGCCAGCATGACGATCGCGCGCTCGTTGAAGCGGCCAATCATCGCAAATTGCTGGACGCCTATGGTGGGCTTGAGGCGAGCGCAGGCGAAGTGCGCTTGGCCTGGCAGGCCTGGCGCAGCGCTCATGAGGCTCTGGAGGAGCACCGCCGCAAGCTCGCCAAGGCGCAGGCGGAGCGGGACTATCTGGAGCATGCCGCCGAAGAGTTGCGGCGGCTGGGGCCAGAGCCGGACGAGGAGGACGATCTCGCCGACCGCCGTGCCCTGATGATGAATGCCGAGCACTTTGCGGGGGCGCTGGAGGAGGCCGAGCAGGCCTTGTCCGGCGACGGCACCTTGATTGCTGCCCTGAACGCCGCCCTGCGCCGACTTGAAAGGCGGCAGGCCGAGGCGGGCGGCAGGCTTGATGCGGTTGTGGCGGCCCTCGACCGGGTGGTGGTCGAGATCGGCGAAGCCGACATGGCGGTGGCCGAGGCCAAGCGCAGCTTCGACTATGATCCCAACGAGCTTGAGCGGATCGAGGAACGTCTCTTTGCGCTGCGTGCGGCGGGTCGCAAGCATCGCGTACCCGTCACCCAGCTGGGCTCGCTCCTTGCGACAATCGAACAGAATCTCTCGGATCTCCAGGCCGGCGAGGGCCATCTGGGCGCGTTGAGCCAGTCCGCGAGCCAGGCTGAAGCGCGCTTTTTCGATCTCGCCCGCGCGCTGAGCGATGCGCGACGAGCCGTCGCCGCCGATCTCGATGCCGAAGTCATGGCGGAGCTTTCACCCCTGAAGCTGGAGCGGGCCCGATTTCTCACCGATGTGGCCTGTCGGCCGGATGCACCCGGACTGCATGGCCTGGATCGGGTGGAGTTCAAGGTGGCAGCCAATCCGGGCTCCGATCCGGCGCCCTTGATGAAGGTGGCCTCCGGCGGCGAGCTGGCCCGCTTCATGCTGGCCTTGAAGGTGGTGCTGGCGGCGCGGGCGAGTGCGCCGACCCTGATCTTCGACGAGATCGACACAGGTGTGGGCGGTGCGGTGGCTGACGCGATCGGTCAGCGTTTGGCGCGCATGGCCTCGCGGCTGCAGGTGCTGGCGGTAACCCATTCTCCCCAGGTCGCAGCCTTTGCCGATGCCCATATGCTGGTCGCTAAGAGCGATGAGGGCGAGGCAGCCGGCCCGCGGGTGATCACGCGCATATCATCGCTTGATCCCGCCATGCGCCGGGAGGAGATCGCCCGCATGCTGTCCGGCGCCCGGGTGACGGATGAGGCCCGTGCCCAGGCGCAACAATTGCTGACGCGAGCGGAATGA
- the ligA gene encoding NAD-dependent DNA ligase LigA — translation MTGRGSVMEIPVDELTEAQARAELARLAETIAHHDALYFSQDAPEISDADYDALRLRNAAIEAKFPGLVRPDSPSRRVGVKPVGAFGTVKHAVPMLSLSNAFSDEDVTDFVARVRRFLRLGEETSLDFTAEPKIDGLSISLRYEHGALVMAATRGDGYEGENVTANVRTIDDVPDRLRGAGVPEIFEVRGEIYMTHDDFQALNVAQEVAGAKIFANPRNAAAGSLRQLDSTITAARPLKFFAYAWGEVSKDGLPADTQWGVYEAFRKWGLPTNPLMKLCASVDEMIAVYHSIGEGRAGLGYDIDGVVYKVNDLALQERLGFVSRSPRWATAHKFPAQQAMTQLKDIEIQVGRTGALTPVAKLQPITVGGVVVANATLHNEDEIARKDIRIGDTVIVQRAGDVIPQIVSVVADKRPPEAVPYVFPEICPVCGSHAVREINPKTGRPDAARRCTGGLICPAQAIERLKHFVSRNAFDIEGLGDKQITAFYHDGLITRAPDIFTLAKRDARSLKKLKDREGWGATSAQKLFDAIDLRRRIALDRFIFALGIRHVGETTARVLARSYGSVEQFLAAMRALGADAAGEAFADLDAIEGIGPTVAQAIAEFFAEGHNWEVIDALLEELSVQPLERVAATSPVAGKTIVFTGGLERMSRDEAKAMAERLGAKSSGSVSAKTDLVVAGPGAGSKLKKAAELGIEVIDENAWFDLIGEK, via the coding sequence ATGACAGGACGGGGAAGCGTGATGGAGATCCCGGTGGACGAGTTGACGGAGGCGCAGGCGCGTGCGGAGCTGGCCCGGCTCGCCGAAACGATTGCCCATCATGACGCTCTTTACTTCAGTCAGGATGCCCCGGAGATCTCGGACGCCGACTATGATGCGCTTCGCCTGCGCAATGCTGCCATCGAGGCGAAGTTTCCAGGCCTTGTAAGGCCCGATAGTCCGAGCCGGCGCGTGGGGGTGAAGCCCGTCGGTGCATTTGGCACGGTCAAACACGCCGTTCCCATGCTGTCTCTCTCCAACGCCTTTTCCGATGAGGACGTCACGGATTTCGTCGCTCGGGTGCGGCGCTTCTTGAGGCTGGGCGAGGAGACGTCCCTGGACTTTACCGCCGAGCCGAAGATCGATGGCCTTTCCATCTCTCTGCGGTATGAGCACGGCGCCCTGGTCATGGCCGCGACTCGGGGCGATGGCTATGAGGGTGAGAACGTCACCGCCAATGTCCGCACCATCGATGACGTCCCCGACCGTCTTCGCGGTGCCGGCGTGCCCGAGATCTTCGAGGTCCGCGGCGAGATCTACATGACCCATGACGACTTCCAGGCCCTCAACGTCGCTCAGGAGGTCGCGGGCGCGAAGATCTTCGCCAATCCGCGCAACGCCGCCGCAGGATCCCTACGTCAGCTCGATTCCACCATCACGGCGGCCCGGCCCCTGAAGTTCTTTGCCTATGCCTGGGGGGAGGTTTCCAAGGACGGGCTCCCCGCCGACACGCAATGGGGCGTCTATGAGGCGTTCCGGAAATGGGGGCTGCCCACCAATCCCCTGATGAAGCTCTGCGCCAGTGTGGACGAGATGATCGCCGTCTATCACAGCATCGGTGAGGGCAGGGCGGGTCTCGGCTACGACATTGACGGCGTCGTCTACAAGGTGAACGATCTCGCGCTGCAGGAGCGCTTGGGCTTCGTCTCCCGCTCGCCGCGATGGGCGACGGCCCACAAGTTTCCCGCCCAGCAGGCGATGACGCAGCTCAAGGACATCGAGATCCAGGTCGGCCGGACCGGCGCTCTGACCCCTGTCGCGAAGCTGCAACCCATCACTGTCGGCGGCGTGGTCGTCGCCAATGCCACCCTCCACAATGAGGACGAGATCGCCCGCAAGGACATTCGCATTGGCGACACCGTCATCGTCCAGCGGGCCGGCGATGTGATCCCGCAGATCGTCTCCGTGGTCGCAGACAAGCGCCCGCCTGAGGCAGTCCCCTATGTTTTCCCGGAGATCTGCCCCGTCTGCGGCAGCCATGCGGTGCGCGAGATCAATCCCAAGACCGGCAGGCCTGATGCCGCCAGGCGCTGCACCGGCGGCCTCATCTGCCCTGCCCAGGCGATCGAGCGGCTGAAGCATTTCGTCTCACGCAACGCCTTCGACATTGAAGGCCTCGGCGACAAGCAGATCACTGCCTTCTATCACGACGGGCTGATCACCCGGGCCCCCGACATCTTCACCTTGGCGAAGCGGGATGCCCGGTCGCTGAAGAAGCTCAAGGATCGCGAGGGTTGGGGAGCGACTTCGGCGCAAAAGCTCTTCGATGCGATCGATCTTCGCCGTCGGATCGCACTGGACCGCTTCATCTTCGCCCTTGGCATCCGTCACGTGGGGGAGACGACCGCCAGGGTGCTGGCCCGCTCCTATGGATCGGTCGAGCAGTTTCTCGCCGCCATGCGGGCGCTCGGTGCCGATGCGGCCGGCGAGGCCTTCGCGGATCTTGATGCGATCGAGGGCATCGGTCCGACCGTCGCCCAGGCGATCGCCGAATTCTTCGCCGAGGGTCATAACTGGGAGGTGATCGACGCGCTGCTGGAGGAGCTTTCGGTTCAGCCCCTGGAGCGGGTGGCGGCAACCTCTCCGGTGGCCGGCAAGACCATCGTCTTCACCGGTGGCCTCGAGCGCATGTCACGCGACGAGGCCAAGGCCATGGCCGAGCGTCTCGGAGCCAAATCCTCGGGTTCAGTTTCCGCCAAGACCGATCTCGTGGTCGCTGGCCCTGGCGCCGGCTCCAAGCTGAAAAAGGCCGCCGAGCTGGGCATCGAGGTCATCGATGAGAACGCCTGGTTCGACCTGATCGGCGAGAAGTGA
- a CDS encoding transporter substrate-binding domain-containing protein — MISLRMVWAAVAASFLMVQAPAYGGSTLDRVTASKVLRISTDPSYPPQSFMDADNQMVGFDIDVARAIATELDATLEIVTPAWEIVVSGRWNGRWDLSVGSMTPTQERSQALSFPAVYYYVPAAFAVHERSRVKAPAELTGRTFGVCGECTYEAYLRGTLTLPEATAPLSPGIQPGEIRTYETDLNALDDLKLGDGVRINAVLSSLPTINNAIEKGYPLRVVGPPVFYEPLAVAAEPGDAEFDARVAAIIAKLKADGVLSALSQKWYGMDLTRKE; from the coding sequence TTGATCAGTTTGCGCATGGTTTGGGCCGCAGTGGCGGCATCATTTTTGATGGTCCAGGCACCCGCTTATGGAGGAAGCACCTTGGACCGGGTCACCGCCAGCAAGGTGCTGAGGATTTCGACGGACCCTTCCTATCCTCCGCAATCCTTTATGGACGCCGACAATCAGATGGTCGGCTTCGACATCGACGTGGCCCGCGCCATCGCCACGGAGCTCGATGCCACCTTGGAGATCGTCACTCCGGCTTGGGAGATCGTGGTCAGTGGACGCTGGAACGGTCGCTGGGATCTGTCCGTCGGCTCGATGACCCCCACCCAGGAGCGCAGTCAGGCGCTGAGCTTCCCCGCGGTCTATTATTACGTACCGGCGGCCTTCGCCGTACATGAGCGGTCGCGGGTGAAGGCTCCCGCTGAATTGACGGGGCGGACCTTCGGTGTCTGCGGCGAATGCACCTACGAGGCCTATCTTCGCGGGACGCTGACGCTTCCCGAGGCAACGGCTCCACTCTCTCCAGGAATACAGCCCGGCGAGATTCGCACCTATGAGACGGACCTGAATGCCCTGGATGACTTGAAGCTGGGGGACGGTGTGCGAATCAATGCCGTTCTGTCGTCGCTTCCCACCATCAACAACGCAATCGAGAAGGGCTATCCGTTGCGGGTGGTGGGTCCGCCGGTCTTCTACGAGCCCCTAGCCGTCGCGGCCGAGCCGGGTGACGCCGAATTCGACGCCCGCGTAGCGGCGATTATCGCCAAGCTGAAGGCAGACGGCGTCCTCTCCGCCCTCTCCCAGAAATGGTATGGCATGGATCTGACCCGGAAGGAGTGA
- a CDS encoding 50S ribosomal protein L11 methyltransferase encodes MHVFTIYDLALDQADHLGDEITWSELAPVSVTLVENDEREGDWRVEAHFAERPSDQDLATVAGDRRWDLVPLVQRDWVRESLKGLKPVRAGRFYLHGAHDRDSVPLTSFAIEIEAGLAFGTGHHGTTRGCLIALTDILKRGVPWPVLDVGCGTGVLAIAYALAARRSVIASDIDPVAVDQTRTNARKNKTGPQVRARLASGIDHPLIRQSAPYQLIMANILARPLEVLAPALSTLLDPRGSIILSGLTTGQERRVSAAYRLQGLVPVRRIRLDGWSTLVLQSQTTA; translated from the coding sequence ATGCATGTATTTACAATCTACGATCTCGCTCTGGATCAGGCAGATCATCTGGGCGACGAAATCACCTGGAGCGAGCTGGCGCCCGTCTCCGTCACTCTCGTCGAGAACGATGAGCGCGAGGGCGACTGGCGCGTAGAGGCCCACTTTGCCGAGCGTCCCTCGGATCAGGACTTGGCAACGGTGGCGGGAGACCGGCGCTGGGATCTTGTGCCCCTGGTGCAGCGCGACTGGGTGCGCGAATCTCTCAAGGGGTTGAAGCCGGTGCGGGCAGGCAGATTTTACCTGCATGGCGCCCATGATCGCGACAGCGTGCCCCTGACGAGCTTTGCAATCGAGATCGAAGCCGGACTGGCCTTCGGGACCGGCCATCACGGCACCACGCGTGGATGCCTGATCGCCCTCACCGACATCTTGAAGCGCGGTGTCCCGTGGCCGGTCTTGGACGTCGGCTGCGGCACCGGGGTCCTCGCCATCGCTTACGCTCTTGCCGCGCGGCGCTCGGTCATTGCCAGCGACATCGATCCGGTGGCGGTTGACCAGACCCGGACCAATGCCCGCAAAAACAAAACGGGCCCGCAAGTGCGGGCCCGTTTAGCATCCGGGATTGATCATCCACTCATCCGTCAGTCTGCACCTTACCAGCTGATCATGGCCAATATTCTGGCACGACCGCTGGAGGTCCTGGCCCCAGCCTTGAGCACCCTTCTAGACCCCCGAGGGTCCATCATCCTCTCCGGCTTGACCACCGGCCAGGAGCGTCGCGTATCTGCCGCCTATCGTCTGCAGGGCTTGGTGCCCGTGCGCAGGATCAGGCTGGACGGTTGGTCGACGCTGGTGCTCCAGTCCCAAACGACAGCTTAG
- a CDS encoding DUF1127 domain-containing protein, with translation MSVATFDKGQTVRSGSADRAVPGFLSRVSSRVKRYVELSRAERELDQLDDRLLLDIGLNRGEIRRMVWGPNNQR, from the coding sequence ATGAGTGTCGCAACTTTCGATAAGGGCCAGACGGTCCGTTCCGGCAGCGCCGATCGCGCCGTTCCTGGATTTCTGAGCCGGGTTTCAAGCCGGGTGAAGCGCTATGTGGAACTGTCCCGCGCCGAGCGTGAGCTCGATCAGCTGGACGACCGCCTGCTGCTCGATATCGGCCTGAACCGTGGCGAGATCCGCCGCATGGTCTGGGGCCCCAACAACCAGCGCTAA
- a CDS encoding aminopeptidase P family protein, whose translation MYQSFVDVSDHSKSGERIAALRRELAIHGLHGFIVPRSDEHQGEYVADYAERLRWLTGFSGSAGMAIILVDQAVIFVDGRYTIQVREQVDLSVVEPKHLIDEPPSEWLRRTLRPGQRLGYDPWLLTVEQAERFAKACIDAGAELVPCDNLVDAIWQDQPSRPAAPVVTHPTQLAGRSVADKRQELLETLQAKQAGAVILTQPDSIAWMLNIRGSDVAHTPVALAFAILPAEGLPQLFLDSAKIDAATASELGADVELHSAADFEPALRRLGGDKVRVMIDPAWTAVKIRDLLRESGAEIVADRDPCILPKARKNPVELEGARAAHRRDGAAMANFLHWFDQTAPQAGLDEIAAAEALEGFRAATGELREISFESISAAGPHAAIPHYRVGISSNRPIRPGEIYLIDSGAQYLDGTTDITRTLIVGEPTAEMRDRFTRVLKGMIAISVARFPERTTGAQLDSFARAALWQAGLDFDHGTGHGVGSYLSVHEGPARISKAGTVGLETGMILSNEPGYYKQGDYGIRIENLVIVSPAEPVPGGDRPMHRFETLTLAPIDRRLIDPSLLSEAELAWLNAYHARVDAEIGPRLDNEQRRWLAAATAPITRE comes from the coding sequence ATGTACCAGAGCTTTGTCGATGTCAGCGATCACAGCAAAAGTGGCGAAAGAATTGCTGCACTGCGAAGAGAATTGGCAATTCATGGGCTTCACGGCTTCATCGTGCCGCGATCGGATGAGCATCAGGGAGAATATGTCGCCGACTATGCGGAGCGCTTGCGGTGGCTGACGGGCTTCTCAGGGTCGGCGGGCATGGCAATCATCCTGGTCGATCAGGCCGTGATCTTCGTGGATGGGCGCTACACGATCCAGGTGCGCGAGCAGGTCGATCTGAGTGTCGTCGAACCGAAGCACCTGATCGACGAGCCCCCGTCCGAATGGCTCCGCAGGACCCTGCGACCGGGACAGCGCCTGGGTTACGATCCCTGGCTCCTGACGGTCGAGCAGGCGGAACGATTTGCGAAGGCGTGTATCGACGCCGGCGCCGAGCTTGTGCCATGCGACAATCTCGTCGATGCGATTTGGCAGGATCAGCCGTCGCGTCCCGCAGCGCCGGTGGTCACCCATCCGACCCAGCTCGCGGGCCGATCGGTGGCCGACAAGCGCCAAGAGCTGCTTGAGACCCTGCAGGCCAAGCAGGCCGGAGCCGTCATCCTCACCCAGCCCGATTCCATTGCTTGGATGTTGAACATACGCGGCAGTGATGTGGCCCACACGCCTGTGGCTCTTGCCTTCGCCATCCTGCCGGCGGAGGGCCTTCCGCAATTATTCCTCGATTCTGCCAAGATCGATGCGGCCACCGCCTCTGAATTAGGTGCGGATGTGGAGCTTCATTCGGCGGCCGATTTCGAGCCCGCGCTCCGGCGGCTCGGGGGCGACAAGGTGCGCGTCATGATCGATCCCGCTTGGACGGCGGTGAAGATCCGTGACCTGCTTCGTGAGAGCGGCGCCGAGATCGTTGCCGATCGTGATCCCTGCATCTTGCCCAAGGCGCGCAAGAACCCGGTGGAGCTGGAGGGAGCCCGTGCCGCCCACCGCCGAGACGGTGCGGCCATGGCGAATTTTCTTCATTGGTTTGATCAGACCGCGCCTCAAGCCGGCCTCGACGAAATTGCCGCCGCCGAAGCGCTGGAGGGGTTCCGGGCCGCGACCGGCGAGTTGAGGGAGATCAGCTTCGAATCGATTTCCGCTGCCGGCCCCCACGCTGCCATCCCCCATTACCGGGTCGGCATCAGCTCCAATCGTCCGATCCGGCCGGGCGAGATCTACCTCATCGATTCCGGTGCTCAATATCTCGACGGCACTACCGACATCACCCGCACCCTCATTGTCGGCGAGCCGACGGCGGAGATGCGCGATCGCTTCACGCGCGTCCTGAAGGGCATGATCGCGATCTCGGTCGCCCGCTTTCCCGAACGCACCACCGGCGCCCAGCTCGACAGTTTCGCGCGCGCCGCGCTCTGGCAGGCGGGACTCGATTTCGACCACGGCACCGGCCATGGAGTCGGCAGCTATTTATCGGTCCATGAAGGTCCGGCGCGGATCTCCAAGGCCGGCACGGTGGGCCTCGAGACGGGGATGATCCTCTCCAACGAGCCCGGCTATTACAAACAGGGAGACTATGGCATCCGCATCGAAAACCTGGTGATCGTCTCCCCCGCCGAACCGGTCCCCGGAGGCGACCGGCCGATGCATAGGTTCGAGACGTTGACGCTTGCCCCCATCGATCGGCGTCTCATCGATCCATCTTTGCTGAGCGAGGCCGAGCTTGCCTGGCTCAATGCCTATCACGCCCGGGTCGACGCGGAGATCGGTCCCCGCCTCGACAATGAGCAGCGGCGATGGCTGGCCGCCGCCACGGCTCCCATCACCCGAGAATAG
- a CDS encoding AzlD family protein, giving the protein MSVDSTTLFAILVMALATYATRVAGMLVLRFVTLTPRVQAGLEALPVAVLTAVITPVLFLTGPAETIAGAITALAAFRLPLLGTLVVGAAAILLMRAILG; this is encoded by the coding sequence ATGAGCGTCGATTCCACCACCCTGTTCGCCATTCTGGTGATGGCGCTGGCGACTTATGCGACCCGTGTCGCCGGCATGCTGGTGCTGCGGTTCGTGACCCTGACACCGCGGGTGCAGGCGGGCCTCGAGGCCCTGCCCGTGGCCGTCCTCACGGCCGTCATCACGCCGGTGCTGTTCCTGACCGGTCCGGCGGAAACCATTGCCGGGGCGATCACGGCGCTGGCCGCCTTCCGGCTGCCGCTGCTCGGCACGCTGGTGGTGGGTGCCGCGGCGATTCTCCTGATGCGGGCTATTCTCGGGTGA
- a CDS encoding AzlC family ABC transporter permease: MPETPPPSTIREFFQGVISALPIAAAAVPIGLLFGALAAGKGLSTLEAGLMSALVFAGAAQFVAIGIWTDPAPWALLGLTALTVNLRHAIMGVSLVLQFKHFGRAERWFNLFFLTDEVWALSEKRASERPLYPAYYMGIAVSLIVTWTAGTVAGTILGARLGPPERYGLDFIFTALFLGLVIGFWKGPKTGIVIAISGLFAAVAHELIDGPWYIVIGGLAGTAAGALTFRSHREQEA; the protein is encoded by the coding sequence ATGCCAGAGACTCCGCCGCCGTCCACCATCCGCGAATTTTTCCAGGGGGTGATCAGCGCATTGCCCATCGCCGCGGCCGCCGTGCCCATCGGCCTCCTCTTCGGAGCCTTGGCGGCGGGTAAAGGCCTGAGCACGCTGGAAGCCGGGCTGATGAGCGCCCTGGTGTTTGCCGGTGCTGCACAGTTCGTGGCCATCGGCATCTGGACGGACCCGGCACCATGGGCGCTGCTGGGGCTGACCGCCCTCACGGTCAATCTTCGTCACGCCATCATGGGCGTGTCCCTGGTGTTGCAGTTCAAGCATTTCGGGCGGGCGGAACGCTGGTTCAATCTGTTCTTCCTGACGGACGAGGTCTGGGCCCTGTCGGAGAAGCGCGCGTCCGAGCGCCCGCTGTACCCCGCCTACTATATGGGCATCGCCGTCTCGCTCATCGTGACCTGGACGGCGGGCACAGTGGCGGGGACAATCCTCGGTGCGCGGCTCGGACCGCCGGAGCGGTATGGGCTCGATTTCATTTTCACAGCACTGTTCCTCGGCCTCGTCATCGGGTTCTGGAAGGGACCGAAGACGGGCATCGTCATCGCCATCAGCGGATTGTTTGCCGCAGTCGCCCATGAGCTGATCGACGGCCCCTGGTATATCGTCATCGGCGGTCTCGCCGGCACCGCAGCCGGAGCCCTAACCTTCCGGTCGCACAGGGAGCAGGAGGCATGA